One genomic segment of Desulfarculaceae bacterium includes these proteins:
- a CDS encoding flavodoxin domain-containing protein has product MAKVLIAYASRAGHTEKIAGYVAEGVRFTGAEAVVKPITEIKDAEELKGYDAYIFGSPTYHRNMTGGMQQFLFKAEQAGLGGKLAGSFGSYTHSGDAPGIIFDTMQYVFKMKPAELGSMNLVEDMIDTPDGIKAGQDYGKGVAEEL; this is encoded by the coding sequence ATGGCCAAGGTTCTTATCGCTTATGCCAGCCGCGCCGGTCACACCGAGAAAATCGCGGGCTACGTCGCCGAGGGCGTGCGCTTCACCGGCGCCGAGGCCGTGGTGAAGCCCATCACCGAGATCAAGGACGCCGAGGAGCTCAAGGGCTACGATGCCTACATCTTCGGTTCGCCCACCTACCACCGCAACATGACCGGCGGCATGCAGCAGTTCCTGTTCAAGGCCGAGCAGGCCGGGCTGGGCGGCAAGCTGGCCGGGTCTTTCGGCTCCTACACCCACAGCGGCGACGCGCCGGGCATCATCTTCGACACCATGCAGTACGTGTTCAAGATGAAGCCCGCCGAGCTGGGCTCCATGAACCTGGTGGAGGACATGATCGACACCCCGGACGGCATCAAGGCCGGCCAGGACTACGGCAAGGGCGTGGCCGAAGAGCTCTAG
- the priA gene encoding primosomal protein N' translates to MALRLDVAVAAPLWRPLSYAVAPELAPLIQPLTRLLVPLRGRPRLAFALGKPQEGDTTGLKPISDVLDEAGTPQLIPSELLGFFTRLAAYYQAPLGQALAWSLPGGLGGSEPAAIKAPGKAQAAWAAWREGDPEQAPRPGTQGARVLELLLEQGPTALDTLRPEFPGITAIARRLESGGWLSLSHRPVVKDLIGRPILPEPVPEAYSEEQAAALDQIQPAIKDHLFKPFLLYGVTGSGKTEVYVAACAAALEAGRSALVLAPEIGLCLRLEGLLKERFGPDKVAVLHSGLSPAVRRGQWLAIARGETPIVVGARSAVFAPLADLGVICLDEEQDESYKQNDRLHYHARDLALLRAQEQACPVVLGTATPAVTTYERAQSGGLTVLPMTKRIKEAVLPVMEVVDLKSAGRLVGGFLSLQLKQAIEQTVQQGRQAILFLNRRGFAPALICPACGRRVGCPACSLSLTLHKRKNALICHTCGHSAPVPQACPSCGQSEAELKPLGLGTEQVSEVLGEVFPEMRLGRLDRDAASSPAKLRQVLSAVAKRELDVIVGTQMLTKGHHLPGIGLVGILLADQALSLPDYRAAERAYILLTQAAGRAGREGEAGRVIVQTFDPHHHAVVAALAHDAEGFYAEELDERRALGYPPFARLVGLRLEGASEAATGRAAEALARALERARAKVEPRAAVLGPAPAPIARAAGRWRWLVLIKSPTAGAAAEILRLGRHQAGPPPDGVRLIVDVDPLSLI, encoded by the coding sequence TTGGCCCTAAGATTGGATGTGGCCGTGGCCGCCCCCCTTTGGCGGCCGCTGAGCTACGCCGTGGCCCCGGAGCTGGCCCCCCTGATCCAGCCCCTCACCCGTCTGCTGGTGCCCCTAAGGGGCAGGCCCCGCCTGGCCTTTGCCCTGGGCAAGCCCCAGGAAGGCGACACCACGGGCCTCAAGCCCATCTCCGACGTGCTGGACGAGGCGGGCACCCCACAGCTTATCCCTTCTGAATTACTTGGCTTCTTCACCCGCCTCGCGGCCTATTACCAGGCCCCTCTGGGCCAGGCCCTGGCCTGGTCCTTGCCCGGCGGGCTGGGGGGCTCCGAACCGGCGGCCATCAAGGCCCCGGGCAAGGCCCAGGCCGCCTGGGCCGCCTGGCGCGAGGGTGACCCGGAGCAGGCCCCCCGCCCCGGCACCCAGGGCGCACGCGTCTTGGAGCTTTTACTCGAACAAGGCCCCACCGCCCTGGACACCCTGCGCCCCGAGTTTCCGGGCATCACCGCCATAGCCCGCCGTTTGGAGTCGGGCGGCTGGCTTTCTCTGAGCCACCGGCCGGTGGTCAAGGACCTCATCGGGCGACCCATCCTGCCCGAGCCGGTGCCCGAGGCCTACAGCGAGGAGCAGGCCGCCGCCCTTGACCAGATCCAACCGGCCATAAAAGATCATTTATTTAAGCCATTTCTGCTCTACGGCGTCACCGGGAGCGGCAAGACCGAGGTCTATGTGGCCGCCTGCGCCGCCGCCCTGGAGGCGGGGCGCTCGGCCCTGGTCCTGGCCCCGGAGATCGGCCTTTGCCTGCGCTTAGAGGGTTTGCTCAAGGAGCGCTTCGGTCCGGACAAGGTGGCGGTGCTGCACTCCGGGCTCTCCCCGGCGGTGCGCCGGGGACAATGGCTGGCCATCGCCCGGGGCGAGACCCCCATCGTGGTGGGGGCCCGCTCGGCGGTGTTCGCTCCCCTGGCTGATTTGGGTGTGATCTGCCTGGACGAAGAGCAGGACGAATCATACAAGCAAAACGACCGCTTGCACTATCACGCCCGCGATTTGGCCCTGCTGCGGGCCCAGGAGCAGGCCTGCCCGGTGGTGCTGGGCACCGCCACCCCGGCGGTGACCACCTATGAGCGGGCTCAATCCGGCGGCCTGACCGTGCTGCCCATGACCAAGCGCATCAAGGAAGCCGTGCTGCCGGTCATGGAGGTGGTGGACCTGAAAAGCGCGGGCAGGCTGGTTGGCGGCTTTTTGAGCCTTCAGTTAAAGCAAGCAATTGAACAGACCGTGCAGCAGGGACGCCAGGCCATCTTGTTCCTGAACCGGCGCGGCTTCGCCCCGGCGCTCATCTGCCCGGCCTGCGGGCGGCGGGTGGGCTGCCCGGCCTGCTCGCTGAGCCTTACCTTGCACAAGCGCAAAAACGCCCTGATCTGCCACACCTGCGGGCACAGCGCCCCTGTCCCCCAGGCCTGCCCCTCCTGTGGCCAGAGCGAGGCGGAGCTAAAGCCCCTGGGCTTGGGCACCGAGCAGGTGAGCGAGGTGCTGGGCGAGGTGTTCCCGGAGATGCGCCTGGGGCGGCTGGACCGCGACGCGGCCTCCAGCCCGGCCAAGCTGCGCCAAGTGCTCAGCGCCGTGGCCAAGCGAGAGCTGGACGTCATCGTGGGCACCCAGATGCTCACCAAGGGCCACCACCTTCCTGGAATCGGTCTGGTGGGCATCCTGCTGGCCGACCAGGCCCTGAGCCTGCCCGACTACCGCGCCGCCGAGCGGGCCTACATCCTGCTCACCCAGGCCGCCGGGCGGGCCGGGCGCGAGGGCGAGGCGGGCCGGGTCATCGTGCAGACCTTCGATCCCCACCACCACGCGGTGGTCGCCGCCCTGGCCCACGACGCGGAAGGCTTCTACGCCGAGGAGCTGGACGAGCGCCGCGCCCTGGGCTACCCCCCCTTCGCCCGCCTGGTGGGCCTGCGCCTGGAGGGCGCCTCAGAGGCGGCCACCGGCCGCGCGGCCGAGGCCCTGGCCCGCGCCCTGGAGCGCGCCCGGGCCAAGGTGGAGCCCCGCGCCGCGGTGCTGGGCCCGGCTCCGGCCCCCATCGCCAGGGCCGCCGGCCGCTGGCGCTGGCTGGTGCTCATCAAAAGCCCCACCGCCGGGGCCGCCGCCGAGATCCTACGCCTGGGCCGCCACCAGGCCGGGCCGCCCCCGGACGGGGTGCGCCTCATCGTGGACGTGGACCCGCTGAGCCTCATCTAG
- a CDS encoding TIGR01777 family oxidoreductase, with protein MKVFVTGGSGFVGTTLCARLAEAGHVVTVLTRSEKGAERLPKGVAACLGDPTAQGPWQETAAEHDAFVNLAGASIFNRWSMEYKALIRSSRVLCTRNLVEAMGRRPGDAAPAVLVSASAVGYYGPRGDQELSEEAPPGSDFLAEVCKAWEDEAAQARQHGARVVTTRFGIVLGPGGGALGQMLPLFRLGLGGPLGSGKQWFSWIHQADLVEALLFCLEKEMSGPANCTAPQPVQNRELAASLGRVLHRPAFLPAPGFAIRLAMGEMGSIVLTGQRVVPQALMRAGFTFQFPELDGALKDLLGN; from the coding sequence ATGAAGGTGTTCGTCACCGGGGGCAGCGGATTCGTGGGCACCACCCTGTGCGCCCGCCTGGCCGAGGCGGGGCACGTGGTGACCGTGCTGACCCGCAGCGAAAAAGGGGCCGAGCGCCTGCCCAAGGGGGTGGCCGCCTGCCTGGGCGACCCCACCGCGCAGGGGCCCTGGCAAGAGACCGCCGCAGAGCACGACGCCTTCGTGAACCTGGCCGGGGCCAGCATCTTCAACCGCTGGAGCATGGAGTACAAGGCCCTGATCCGCTCCAGCCGGGTGCTCTGCACGCGCAACCTGGTGGAGGCCATGGGCCGGCGGCCCGGGGACGCCGCCCCGGCGGTGCTGGTCTCCGCCTCGGCGGTGGGCTATTACGGCCCCCGGGGCGACCAAGAGCTGAGCGAGGAGGCCCCGCCGGGCAGCGACTTCCTGGCCGAGGTGTGCAAGGCCTGGGAGGACGAGGCCGCCCAGGCCCGCCAGCACGGGGCGCGGGTGGTGACCACCCGCTTCGGCATCGTACTGGGGCCGGGGGGCGGGGCCCTGGGCCAGATGCTGCCCCTGTTCCGGCTGGGCCTGGGCGGCCCCCTGGGCAGCGGCAAGCAGTGGTTCTCCTGGATTCACCAGGCCGACTTGGTCGAGGCGCTCTTGTTCTGCCTGGAAAAGGAGATGAGCGGCCCGGCCAACTGCACCGCGCCCCAGCCGGTGCAAAACCGCGAGCTGGCCGCCAGCTTGGGGCGGGTGTTGCACAGGCCAGCCTTCTTGCCCGCGCCCGGCTTCGCCATTCGCCTGGCCATGGGCGAGATGGGCTCCATCGTGCTCACCGGGCAGAGAGTCGTCCCGCAGGCGCTGATGCGGGCGGGCTTCACCTTCCAGTTTCCGGAATTAGATGGCGCGTTAAAGGACCTGCTCGGCAACTAG